One genomic region from Uloborus diversus isolate 005 chromosome 2, Udiv.v.3.1, whole genome shotgun sequence encodes:
- the LOC129216771 gene encoding uncharacterized protein LOC129216771 → MPHKFLTLEAALDYFHSLFNSELDDEHEHDLCILLPDKHASLSDEEHINDEALNEVYPKDVCGHVDLMLSDEDTGSNSSDDQLHNSGYQKENTTSCSTPEAKKRKQEPYPRWKKYAKLEENLLGKKLEKLTGKFPELQAMDLLQLFFKILPLDYMQHLADIILTLSEGVKQT, encoded by the coding sequence ATGCCTCACAAGTTTTTAACGTTAGAAGCTGCGTTAGATTATTTCCACAGCTTATTTAACAGCGAACTTGATGACGAACACGAGCATGATCTTTGTATTTTGCTGCCTGATAAACACGCGAGTCTGAGTGATGAAGAACACATAAATGATGAagccttaaatgaagtttatccTAAAGATGTCTGCGGCCATGTTGACTTGATGCTTAGCGATGAAGATACAGGTTCAAATAGTTCAGATGATCAGCTTCACAATTCAGGATATCAAAAGGAAAACACAACCTCATGCTCGACTCCAGAAGCAAAGAAGCGGAAACAAGAACCCTATCCCAGGTggaaaaaatatgctaagttAGAAGAAAATCTTCTGggaaaaaaactcgaaaaattgaCTGGAAAATTCCCCGAGCTTCAGGCAATGGATCTCctgcagttatttttcaaaatacttcctCTGGATTATATGCAACATCTAGCTGATATCATATTAACTCTCAGTGAAGGTGTCAAGCAGACCTGA